Proteins co-encoded in one Xiphophorus hellerii strain 12219 chromosome 10, Xiphophorus_hellerii-4.1, whole genome shotgun sequence genomic window:
- the rbp3 gene encoding retinol-binding protein 3: protein MAKTLFLVASLLLLGNVSFLHASFPPSLIEDLAKIVMNNYCSPEKLVGMKEDIAAATSNTEVLDIPDGELLADVLSNGVQTTLSDPRLTVSYEPNYIPAVHQEMPPLPPEQLVTILQTSIKLDILEGNIGYLRIDHILGEEVAEKVGPLLVDLVWNKILPTSALIFDLRYTGSGDISGIPYIVSYLTEAEPVIHIDSIYDRPSNTTTKLMSMSTLLGDRYSVTKPLIVLTSKNTKGISEDVAYCLQSLKRATIVGEKTAGGSVKVDKLKVGDTDFYVKLPTAKSINPITGSTWELTGVTPDVEVGAEDALATAIRIINLQAQVPGIIEESASLIANNYAFESVGADVAEKLRELLANGEFSRVVCKKCLETKLSADLKTLSGDKSLKTTTNTPALPPLEYSPEMYIELIKISFHTDVFENNIGYLRFDMFGDFEEVKPIAQIIVEHIWNKVVNTKAMIIDLRNNLGGSTTAIAGFCSYFFDGDKEILLDKLYDRPSGTTTELRTLDELSGVRYGSKKSLIILTSKATAGAAEEFVYIMKKLGRAMVIGETTAGGSHPPKVFPVGESNIFLSIPTVHSETSAGPAWEGVGVTPHIPAAADAALEVAKGIFNKHIGGQQ from the exons atggcaaagacTCTTTTTCTGGTGGCATCTTTGCTGCTTTTGGGGaatgtttcttttctgcatGCCTCATTTCCACCCAGCCTTATTGAAGACTTGGCAAAAATCGTCATGAACAACTACTGCTCACCAGAGAAGCTGGTGGGGATGAAGGAGGACATTGCAGCAGCCACAAGCAACACTGAAGTACTCGACATCCCAGACGGCGAATTACTGGCCGACGTCCTAAGCAATGGAGTCCAAACCACACTGAGCGATCCACGGCTGACGGTCTCCTATGAGCCAAACTATATTCCTGCGGTTCACCAGGAGATGCCTCCGTTGCCCCCTGAGCAACTTGTTACTATTCTCCAGACATCCATCAAGCTAGACATCCTGGAAGGTAACATTGGCTACCTGAGAATTGATCACATCCTTGGGGAGGAGGTTGCTGAGAAGGTTGGTCCTTTGCTTGTAGACCTTGTCTGGAATAAAATCTTGCCCACCTCAGCTCTGATCTTTGACCTACGCTACACTGGTAGCGGGGACATCTCTGGCATCCCTTACATAGTCTCTTACCTTACCGAAGCCGAGCCTGTGATTCACATTGACAGCATATATGACCGACCCTCAAACACCACCACTAAGCTGATGTCTATGTCCACACTGTTGGGAGACAGATACAGTGTGACCAAGCCTCTGATTGTACTCActagcaaaaacacaaagggcATCTCTGAAGATGTTGCCTATTGCCTCCAGAGCCTGAAGAGAGCCACCATTGTCGGTGAGAAGACCGCTGGGGGCTCAGTGAAAGTCGATAAATTAAAAGTGGGCGACACCGACTTCTACGTTAAGCTGCCTACCGCAAAGTCCATCAACCCCATTACAGGTTCAACCTGGGAGCTGACAGGTGTGACCCCAGATGTGGAAGTCGGTGCAGAAGATGCCCTTGCTACTGCAATCAGGATTATCAACCTCCAAGCTCAAGTTCCAGGCATCATTGAGGAATCAGCCAGCTTGATTGCCAACAATTACGCCTTTGAGAGTGTTGGAGCAGATGTTGCAGAGAAGCTGAGAGAGCTTCTGGCAAATGGAGAATTCAGTAGagttgtttgtaaaaaatgtctGGAGACAAAGCTGTCAGCTGACCTCAAGACCCTTTCCGGCGACAAGAGTCTGAAAACCACCACCAACACCCCAGCCCTACCACCATTG GAATATTCTCCAGAGATGTACATTGAGCTGATCAAAATCTCCTTCCACACTGATGTGTTCGAAAACAACATCGGATATCTCCGATTTGACATGTTTGGAGACTTTGAAGAAGTCAAGCCGATTGCCCAGATTATTGTGGAGCACATCTGGAACAAAGTTGTGAACACAAAAGCTATGATCATTGACCTCAG GAACAACCTTGGTGGATCGACAACAGCCATAGCGGGTTTCTGCTCTTACTTCTTCGATGGGGACAAGGAGATTCTTCTGGACAAACTCTACGACAGACCATCTGGAACCACAACTGAGCTGCGAACTCTGGACGAACTTAGTG GTGTAAGGTATGGCTCCAAGAAAAGCCTCATCATCTTGACCAGCAAGGCTACGGCGGGTGCCGCGGAGGAGTTTGTTTACATCATGAAAAAGCTAGGCCGCGCCATGGTTATCGGCGAGACCACTGCCGGGGGTTCCCACCCACCAAAGGTCTTTCCTGTTGGTGAGAGCAACATCTTCCTCAGCATCCCCACGGTCCACTCCGAGACTTCAGCCGGGCCAGCCTGGGAGGGAGTGGGTGTCACACCCCACATCCCCGCCGCGGCTGACGCTGCCCTTGAGGTGGCCAAGGGCATCTTCAACAAGCATATTGGAGGCCAGCAGTAA